GAAGCCCAAATTCGACGCACTTTTGGCATTAGTTTTGGGACTGGTAATGAGTTAGCTTTTCGATTAATTGATTGCTTTGGCATGATGGACCAGCTGTTAGAGAAAACAAATGAGGTTAAAGGTGACAATTAAGAAAAAACGGCGTAAGAGTTTGTCACTGCCTCGCTTTCAGCCGATGGAGAATACGCCTTTAGCTTTGGTTGCTGATTATTTGAATTCTTTGGAGGCAACTGAGGCTAAGAAATTGCTGTCAGAAATGTTGGTGATGTATTTTCTGCCTCGCGCTCAGTATAATTTGGGGGGCTGTTCACAACAAGAGATTACGAATTCTTATTTGATTGCCCGGCGTATGGCGGAAAGTCATTTTGGGATTATGGCTTTGGAGTTGGGTTTGGATGCTAGTGTTTATGGCTGTGTGTCAGTGCCGTTTTCTCCTGGGGCTACCCAAGGTTATGCTCCTCAAGGGGGTATGCAGAGGGCATCATCACCAGCACAATCTCCTGTTGAGCCTGAGGAAGAAGATCATCAGTCAAGTTTGATTGCTGGTGAAGCATCAGGTGATTTTATGGATCAGCTGTTTGGTTAATTTTTGATAGACTTTCACCCTGAAAGTAATTTCAATCCCCCTCTAGGCGAATTTAGAGGGGTTATTTTTTTTTGCTGGCGGCAGATCCCGTTTTGTCCTGGATCTGTCGCAGCTTTGCCCTACACCCAATCCCTAACAAAGGGAGATGTGGCTAGCCGACCCGGTACCCATTTATAGATGTGATGGAACTGAGGGGGATGGGTTTGCCAGAGTACTGAACATAAACCATGTCGCCTTTCACTTCACCCACAATTCCCCATCCTCCTAAGCCAATTGGGAGTTTACCGCTTTCTATTCGGTCGCCTACCTTCAGGCTCGATAGGGGGATGGTAGGCGGTTGAGGTTGGGGTTGTGCGATCGCGTTTTGGGATGGTTCCTGTGGCGATGTGACAAGATTGGATGCAGCTAAGTTCTCACCCTCTCCCCCCTCATTTTTTGAAACTTGCTGACTATCTACTGGAATGCTTACGTTGCTAGGGTTTTCATTAGTCAGCAGGTTAGTTTTTTCTGTTGGCTGCTGACTAATGCTGACTATCTGCTGACTATTTTGCTGACTATTATCAAAGCTATATGTAGTAAGGTTTTCAGGGTAATAGTCAGCAGATGGGACTATGGGTATAGGAGAGGGGGAGTCCCCCCCCTTAAATTCGGGTTGCTGACTATTTGGGAGCGAGTAAATATTGATACGCTTGTCGGTTGTAGATGGTTTACAGCTGATCAGCTTTTTGTTAACCATCCTATTCAGTTCTGAGTAGATTGATTTGTTTCCATCCTCTCTTAACAGTTCCATAATCTGACGACCTGACAAGCCGTCGCAGTGGGAGTTTTTGCCAAGGATAGATAATATTCGTTCGCGGTAGCTTAGTTCCGTTGCATCGTCCTCTACTCCCATCCGTTCCCATGAATTGTTCTCAGGGTTGAACTCGATTTTTAAAGTCTGGCCTTCAGTGTCTCTCGCAAAAATTGATAACACTCTCACAGGGTCTTTGGGGTCTATGATGAGTTTTTTCTTATTGTTGGGATCTGCTTTGGGGATATGATCTATCTGCCAAGTTCCCCAGACTGCACCAGCTATAGCGCTGCTACCGCGAAGTTTATGTACACCCATAGCTTCATTATTTTTGTTGCTATGGTGAATCAAAATTCCACTGCAATTATATTTTGCGAACAACTCTTTTAATGTGTAGATGTTATCAGCAAATTCGGCTGAATTTTCACTAATTTGCGAACCATGAGTAATCCTCTTTAAGCTGTCAACTATCACCACGTCGGGACGGTAATCTTCGATTTTTTTCTCTAATTCATGCAGCCGATCAATTGTCCACTGTGGCAAAACTTCTATGCTGTCACCACGTCTAAAACCGCGTTTTATTAGTTTAGATTTAGTTGAATTAATGCTTTCGTCGCAGCTTACTAAAAGCACTTTACCAGTGGCTACATTTTCGCCTAAAAAATGACTTTCGCCTGTAGCGATAGCAAAGGCTGAATCGATTGCCAGTAAAGACTTACCAGCCTTGGGGCTACCCGCTAAAATAACTGTTTCTCCCCGTGGCAACATCTCAGGAATTACCCAAGTTAGACCTTCACTTTCTAAATCAAATAAATCATCAATTGTGTAGGTTTTTAATTCTTCTTGGTTATTGCTACGGGTAATATGTTTTAACAAATCATCAACTTCAGATTTACTTAATCGGAAGTATGAGCAAATTTCAGCACGTCTTCTAATTTTTTTGATGGGGTCTGACTCTTGTGTTAGTGCCAATAAATCAAGTTTTAATTTTTGATCTAAATCTTGACCGACTGGATCAACTGCTATTCCCCTGCTTTCTAATTCCTGCCTAAACTCCCGCTCCAAGCTCTTCATTCTCTTACTCCAATCAAAGGATGATTGATTGCATCTTATCCTGAGAGTGTCAAGCTCAGTGTCGAGGGCAAGCCCCTTCAAATGCCTGCGGGCAACTTTGGCCAGCGTGATGGCATCCTTAACTGATATCTTTTCGCTATCCTTCGCTATGCACCAATCGCTGAAGGGCAAAGCATAATCCAGACACTGAATCCAGAATTCTTGAGATGAGAATGTATTGTTGATCAGGTACTCCAACGGCTGCCTCACCCGGTGAACATAGCAGTTATCTGGGTTTTGGTATGCCTTGGCTTTTATCTGCCATTCTGGGGTATTCCCGTCGTCAATGAAGTAGTTGTTTCCCGTCCCTAATTCCCGCTCGTCATAAGTTTTAATTTGGGCGATCGGCGAAAGCGTTTTGATTGCCAAAAGGCAATTTTCGTTAGGAACCCATATAGAAACTTGACTAACTCGGTCGGAATTGTGTAGATTAGGGTATGCTTGATCTGCGAGATTGATTGCAATAGAATCGAGTTGGCACGATGACATAGGAACTCCTTCTGTGTTGTTTACTGACTTAATCTTTCCCAGTCTGAAAAATTGCTGAAAATTAGTGCAGATGGGAAGTAAATAAATTGCCTGAACCCCTACTTGCAATAGGGGTTTCGGCGTTATGGGGCTTAGTTAGATAGGTAATCGCTGCTAGGCGCAGCCTCTAGGGCGTGTTTTCAAACTACAACCACAAGAAAATACAGGCTAACGTAATCATAGCTGTATAATTGGCTGCAAGTTTTTCATATCGGGTGGCAATGCGGCGAAATTGTTTGAGTCTGTTGATAGCGCGTTCAACAATGTTGCGTTGACGGTAGATTTCACGGTTAAAAGGGCCGCGTCGCGGTTCATTTGAGAGTCGTGGAATAGTGAGACGGATACCACGGCGGCGAAGGTAATTACGTATTCTCCGACCCGTGTACCCTTTGTCTCCGACTAATCGTAAAGGGCGTAAACGTGGACGACCACGCCCAGAACGCTTGACTGCTCCTTGTGACATCAATTGTTCTAGAAAAATTGACTCGTTTCTTTGTCCAGGGCTGAGAATAAACGTTATGGGTTTACCTTTACCTTCACAACGTATGTGTATTTTTGTACTAAACCCACCACGGGAACGACCTAGTTTCTCCTCTTCTGCGCCCCTTTTTTTCCACCAGCTGCGTGTTGGTGGGCGCGGATCACTGTTCCATCAACGTAATGAACCTCCCAATCAAGCTTTCCTTGCTCGTCAGCCCTTGCTTGTAGATGTTCTAAGATTTGATTCCAGATTCCAGTTTTTTGCCATCGGTAAAACCTTGTGGCCACACTCTGCCACTTTCCATAACGTTCTGGTATATCCCGCCACGGTGCGCCTGTTCTCAGTATCCAAAGAATGCCATTCACAACTGTGCGGTGGTCATTATTTGGCTTCCCTGTTGGTGGCTTTTCTGGTGGTAGTAACGGTTTTAACCTCTCCCACTGTTCGTTGCTTAANNNNNNNNNNNNNNNNNNNNNNNNNNNNNNNNNNNNNNNNNNNNNNNNNNNNNNNNNNNNNNNNNNNNNNNNNNNNNNNNNNNNNNNNNNNNNNNNNNNNNNNNNNNNNNNNNNNNNNNNNNNNNNNNNNNNNNNNNNNNNNNNNNNNNNNNNNNNNNNNNNNNNNNNNNNNNNNNNNNNNNNNNNNNNNNNNNNNNNNNNNNNNNNNNNNNNNNNNNNNNNNNNNNNNNNNNNNNNNNNNNNNNNNNNNNNNNNNNNNNNNNNNNNNNNNNNNNNNNNNNNNNNNNNNNNNNNNNNNNNNNNNNNNNNNNNNNNNNNNNNNNNNNNNNNNNNNNNNNNNNNNNNNNNNNNNNNNNNNNNNNNNNNNNNNNNNNNNNNNNNNNNNNNNNNNNNNNNNNNNNNNNNNNNNNNNNNNNNNNNNNNNNNNNNNNNNNNNNNNNNNNNNNNNNNNNNNNNNNNNNNNNNNNNNNNNNNNNNNNNNNNNNNNNNNNNNNNNNNNNNNNNNNNNNNNNNNNNNNNNNNNNNNNNNNNNNNNNNNNNNNNNNNNNNNNNNNNNNNNNNNNNNNNNNNNNNNNNNNNNNNNNNNNNNNNNNNNNNNNNNNNNNNNNNNNNNNNNNNNNNNNNNNNNNNNNNNNNNNNNNNNNNNNNNNNNNNNNNNNNNNNNNNNNNNNNNNNNNNNNNNNNNNNNNNNNNNNNNNNNNNNNNNNNNNNNNNNNNNNNNNNNNNNNNNNNNNNNNNNNNNNNNNNNNNNNNNNNNNNNNNNNNNNNNNNNNNNNNNNNNNNNNNNNNNNNNNNNNNNNNNNNNNNNNNNNNNNNNNNNNNNNNNNNNNNNNNNNNNNNNNNNNNNNNNNNNNNNNNNNNNNNNNNNNNNNNNNNNNNNNNNNNNNNNNNNNNNNNNNNNNNNNNNNNNNNNNNNNNNNNNNNNNNNNNNNNNNNNNNNNNNNNNNNNNNNNNNNNNNNNNNNNNNNNNNNNNNNNNNNNNNNNNNNNNNNNNNNNNNNNNNNNNNNNNNNNNNNNNNNNNNNNNNNNNNNNNNNNNNNNNNNNNNNNNNNNNNNNNNNNNNNNNNNNNNNNNNNNNNNNNNNNNNNNNNNNNNNNNNNNNNNNNNNNNNNNNNNNNNNNNNNNNNNNNNNNNNNNNNNNNNNNNNNNNNNNNNNNNNNNNNNNNNNNNNNNNNNNNNNNNNNNNNNNNNNNNNNNNNNNNNNNNNNNNNNNNNNNNNNNNNNNNNNNNNNNNNNNNNNNNNNNNNNNNNNNNNNNNNNNNNNNNNNNNNNNNNNNNNNNNNNNNNNNNNNNNNNNNNNNNNNNNNNNNNNNNNNNNNNNNNNNNNNNNNNNNNNNNNNNNNNNNNNNNNNNNNNNNNNNNNNNNNNNNNNNNNNNNNNNNNNNNNNNNNNNNNNNNNNNNNNNNNNNNNNNNNNNNNNNNNNNNNNNNNNNNNNNNNNNNNNNNNNNNNNNNNNNNNNNNNNNNNNNNNNNNNNNNNNNNNNNNNNNNNNNNNNNNNNNNNNNNNNNNNNNNNNNNNNNNNNNNNNNNNNNNNNNNNNNNNNNNNNNNNNNNNNNNNNNNNNNNNNNNNNNNNNNNNNNNNNNNNNNNNNNNNNNNNNNNNNNNNNNNNNNNNNNNNNNNNNNNNNNNNNNNNNNNNNNNNNNNNNNNNNNNNNNNNNNNNNNNTCTAATGATTACAAAAATCTACAACTACTTCACAGACATTGCCATGATGTGAAAACTGCCATCTCTGGTAGTAGGTATGCATGACCTGCATCAAATTATTGAGGAGCCGTGTGATGCGAAAGTGTCAAGCACGGTTTTGAAGACCAGCAGGGCTGGTGACAGTCTTGCTGAGTTTAATAAAAATTTGTAATATAAGTTACTTGGGTATTGAGCGAACGCTACCTAGAAAAGGTAAAAATAGAGAACTTCGACCAGGGTTTATTAGGAAACAGCCCTGGTAATTGAGATATAAAATCTGATCTCACATTTTCGCGTTGCTCCCATACCAAGATCGGAACTTGTTACCATTTTCAATCTTCCTTTTGTAACTGCGCTTGTAACTCCTGTACTCGCTCCGCAGTTAACCCAGTAATTTCCACAATTTCCTTTACCGTCATTCTTCTTCGGAGTAAATTCATCGCTATTCTTTCAGCAGCTTTCTGAGCGCCTTCCTGGGACCAACTGGTAACAATTTCCATATACTTCTCCTCCTGAGATAATCCCATTCTATCGGCTGTGGCTTTAAAGGTTTGATTCTCTTGTGCATTCAACCGTAAATACACATCCACAAATCCAGAAATTAATTGCATTCTTGCCGGGTCTAATTTTAGACTAATCAGCAACCGTAAACACTCTGCTTTCACCTGGGGACGTTCCTCAGATGCAATATTCATTTTTGCCATTAGTGCCGCAGCGACTGGATTTGGTTGCGTTAAATAATCCCGCCAACTCAATTGATTTAACTGAATCGCCCTAAAATTAAAATTAAGTACATTTAAATCAGCAACCGTCACCGAATGATTAGTAGATTCAGCGCGTTTCGGTTCATCAAAAGAAAAAATTACCACCGGATAAATTGGTAAATCATATTTTTCATACAGCCTCGAAAAATACTTAAACATCCGCTTGGCAAATACGGACTGACTGTAAGATTGATTTTCAACGTGAATTAAAAAATAAGTCTCCTGCTGCTGATAACGCACCTGTGCCAGTAAATCAATTTCCTTCTTTTCCCCAGAGGTGACATCAGTAAACACTTCTTGGGGTAAAAATTGAATAGAATCGCGGTCTATTTCGCTGACTATATGAGGCAGAAACAAATCGAGAAACTCAACAAAAAAAGTAGATAGTAATTCTTTGAAGAGACGGTCGTGGTCAATCATAGCCTTTACCTTCTGGATGTGGATATCTCCGTTAAAAACAACTTTTTGGGGAAATGATTCAGCTCTGTGTCAGCTTAAACCCATAAGAGATGCAACTGAATTGACTAACAAATAGATACTGTACCTATTTCTTCTGCCAACGTGCATCCGGGAGTCGCCCCCAACATTCTCCCCGTCCGGAAGCAGGAGATGAGCGCTGATAGCAGTAAGATCACGATTGAAGAATAGCAGCAATTTCACAGACTCCACACAACTAAGCGACACCTACCAACTTCCGCAACAGATAGCTGATTATTTATCAAAGTGTAAACATTCATGCTCGCACCGAAGGCCTTATGATAGACGTTATTGGAAACACATATTATCGATAACGAGCTAGTAAGCACTTATGCCTAATGAGTCGCGGGGCGGGGAGATGATTTTTGCGGAGTTAGAGGCGTGCTTGGATGCGCCAATCACTCGGTATTTTGAGGCGCAGCTTGACAAAGACCCGGATGTGTTGGCGCAGCTGTTGGCAGATAAGCGCAACCCCAATACTCGCAGGGCTTATGAAAAGGATTTAAAAGATTTTTTCGGGAAAATGACGGGCTTACCGCCCAGTAGTGATAGCGTGCTGGAGTTTTTGCACTTGCAGCGAGAGCAAGCGGTGATGGTGGTGTTGAAGTATAAGGCGAAATTGATTGCTTCTGGGGTGCGGGAGGCGACAATTAATCGGCGGTTGGCGGCGATTAAGTCGTTGGCGAAGATGGGGCGGAAGTTGGGGGTGTGCAATTATTCCCTGGAAGATGTGTCGGGGGAGAAGGTCAAGGCTTATCGGGATACGCGGGGTGTTGATAGCAAGACCATAGCCAAGGTACTTCACTCTTTTGATAGGGAGACTTTGATTGGTAAACGCAACTATGCGATTTTTATGGTGCTGTGGGGTTTAGCTTTGCGTCGCCAGGAAATCTGTCAGTTAGATGTGGGGGATTTTGATTTTTATGGTCGCAAGTTGCGGATTTTGGGCAAGGGTCAGGGAACCAATGAAGAATATTTGGATATGTCTAAGGATGTGGGAATTGCCATAGCTGATTGGTTAATTGCTAGGGGGGATGTGAATACTAGTTTACCAATGTTTACGGCGTTGGATTTTCATAATGAGGGGCATAGATTGACTGCGGATGCTATCTATAAAATTGTGTCTACTGCTTTTAAGGCGGTGGGGGTGAAGAAACAGATGTCACCGCACAGGGTGAGGCATTCGGCGATTACGGCGGCGCTGGATGCGACTGATGGCAATATCAGAAAGGTGCAGAAGTTGAGCCGTCATGCTGACCCCAGAACGTTGATGATCTATGATGATAACCGGAATAAAGATTTGTGGGAGATGTCGGAGTTGTTGACGGGGATGTTAAAGCAGGATGATTGATGGTTATTTAGAAAAATCAAACAGTAGTTAAAAGACCGTATTTACCCCAAAGACTTATCTGCTCTGCCTCCTGCTATTTTAAATTCCGTCGAATTCACGTTGATTATGTGAGCTTTGCATTCTAGTCTGGGAGTAGGATTAAATTCAATCTCTATTAAGTAATTTTTTTCTCTCTATTTCCATCATTTTTTCAATTTCATTAAAAGGTAATAGCAGTGTTTCTTGAATATATTGTCTAGTGTCAAGACTGACATAGCATTGGGTATTAAGACAATCTAATAACAATTTATTAGCATAGCAATAGGCTCTTAAGAGTCCCCATTCTTTTGCATTGTTTAATGGCCAATCGTAATCTATATTACGATATTTTTTATTCAACTCTTTGAGCCGATTAGCCCAAGACCCGCTATCATTTTTATACCACTGGTAATATTCGTCCCAATGAGCGTAAACTCCTTGTGGTAACTCTTCATCTAAATTGTCTAATTCATCAAAGAATTCTTGATTATCAATCAAATTTTTAGCCGCATACAAAGCATCAGCTAATGTATAAAAATTAGTATCATCTATTGGATGCTTTTCTAGCATTTCATCATCATACTCTGAATATTCATAATCATCTGCTTGATAGAGAATGATAGATGTATAATTCTCTTTTCCAATATCTCTATTAGCGATGCGATAGAGCAAGGATGCCTGAACGCGAGCATGAGCTAGGTTAATGTCTAAAGCTAGATTTGAATCAACAAGTTCAAGAGGGGCGTGAAAATTGCCCATGCCAAAGCCTAAAGCACTTCCTATATAAAAATTTAACTGTATATTGGAATCTAACGATTCTAATAAATGGCTCAATTCTAGGAATTCCCAATCTTCTAAAAATGGATAGCTTGTATTATCTAATATGCAGATACCCGCAGCTAAACAAAGATAAAATGCTCTAATTGCAGCAGGGTCGTGAGAGCTAGATACTTGAAGAGATTTTTGGTTAGCCCAAGCCAATAATTCCTGAATATATCTATTGTGTGATACGGCTAGATCAATCTGAAACTTCATAGACAGCAAAAGAACATCAGCACTTTTTAACATCTCTGAGGTTAATAAGAAAACCTCGTGCCATTGTTTGTAAAAAACATACTTGCTTAAATTAAGTAGAGACGGGTCATTAAATATTTCAGGATTGGCTTTAGCTACAATTTCTTTAGCTGTAAAATATTCATGAAATGTCAAGTGAGAAAAGGAATAAATTTCTCTGGCTCTTTCTACTAATAATCCGTGTTGAGCCTCAATAGATTTTAATACAGCTTCACTATCTAGCATTAAAGCTTCTAGAGCATGGGGAGATTCGGGAAAATTCCTAATATAAGAAGCGATATACTTCTGCACATCCTGTTGCTTCCAGAAGTACTCTCCTTTTTCAAAAGTCATCAAAGCAAGATAGCTGAGTAAATTTTCTTTAAGCGGTACTGAAAGCTGCTTATAGACAGCATCTCTTTTAATAGCACGTTTAGCATCCCATCTTCTTAAAAGTGTATGAGTTGCCCTTTGATATAGTTCAGTACGAGTTCTGGGGAAGTCACCAGCATCCTCAAATTCAATACATAATAACGTCAGTAATATAGGACTAGATGCCAGTTCATAAATTGAGGTATTTTCTTGTAGTTGTTCTATAAATACTTTATCAAGATTAGAGTTTTTAGCAGTAAACCACTTGGTGGCAAATGACTGAATTTGTTCCTGGTCAAAATCAGCTACTTCTACCTCTGTAAATTGCTCAAATGTATACTCTTTGGCGGCTATTCTGCAAGTCAATACAAACCGATTCATAGAAAAACGTTGAGAAAAATCACGTATTTCTCTTATCACATGATTATCTGCCTGCTGTTGGACTTCATCTAAGCCATCGAGTAGCAATAATACTCGTCCAGATTCAAACAGGTATATCACTGCATTATTGTCAACCTTATCATCAGCTAATTGTTGACAGATATAATCTAATAATTTAATTTTTCCGTCGGTATCTGCGAAATCTTTAAGAGATAAAAATATTGGCTGATAATTACTGAATATTTTTTCTGATATACATTGAATTGCCAAATGCTTTAAAAACGTTGTTTTCCCCGCTCCTGGCTTTCCTAAAACTAGGAGTTTGTCATATTTTTTGACGACTTCTAATCCAGGAACTCGTTTTTCACCAACTTGAGGTAATCCCCATCTATCAAAATGATTTCGGTCAAATTCCTGTGTAAGTTCATCAATACTCTTTCGCTGTCTTCCAGTAATTTTATCTAAAATATTTACAGTAGTGTAAATGTGGTTAAGTTCAATAGGGTAAGTCATATCTAGTACCTTCATTGACCCACATCTTTGATTAATACTGTTTTGAGTTTTTTGCCTTATGTCTGCAACTAGCTTATCAATTGATTCTTTATTGGGAAATTCGGATATGTCAATAACCTCTTGAGTAGCTATCTCAAGAAGTCCACAAATTTTGGCGAAATTCTCTTTTTCAACAGGTTTACCAGCAAAAAATTTATGAATAGTACCTGAAGATAGCTCAATTAGACCAGCTAAAAAATCTTTAGTCCAGCCTTTTTTTTCTAAAGCTTTTTGAGCAATTTTATAGCCTTCAGTTGATAATTGAGATGACCGCTTAGACATAATGATTACTTTGTTTGATGAACTATTTGAATATAACTTGTCTTGTTAGTAACTTTCTCTAAGATATCTATGACTTGTCTATAAGTTGTCTCTAAGATAATTACTCTCTTTAAGGCAGTAGACACCTTTATGCGATTGCCTGCTAGTCAAATGAATGAGGAACGATGCTAAACCGTATCTCGGCTCAAGGCAGTATGGGCTGCACCCTAAGACCTCTGAATCCAGAGGACATCCGGTGAAAGCTTAAATCGGCAATCTAAAATTGGCACGGTCAAAACTGTATGCTTAATGGAAGTTAATCTTCAAAATTAATTGGCTTACCGTTGAAGTGGTCATATATTTTTTGGGGGTGAAACCATCCTGGTAAAGTCTTTTCAATGTCCTCCAGACTGTTCCCCAGGGCATCTACCAACCCATACCGAACTACTACCCTAGATAGTGGTGTTTCACCATTGGCGCTGAATTTCTCCAGTAGGATTGTTCCTGATTTACGAGCTGCTGCTGTACCATCTGGGAATGATTCATTGGTGGCATTGTGGGTGATTCCTAGCAGGTATTCTTTGGCTTTGCGGGTGTCGGTGAGGGACATTTTGAAGAATGCGATCGCACTATCACCGCACAATGATTTTAAATTGGTAAATTCATCACAAATAACCTGCTGCTTAGTCTTTGGCTTCTGCTTAATTCGTTGCAACCAGCGATCACAGCACTCATCAAAAGCTGTACTAATATCTTCTTCAGTTTCAGCTAGTGTGTAAGCTTGTAGAAGTTTCCACACCTCGGCATTGTCACCAGTGGCGTGTCTATCAATAAGCTGATGTACTGGTGCATCAAGGCAGTATTTTCTGATAAGTGCGATCGCTCCGGCTGTGTATGTCTTGCCACTACCCTGATTTCCTATTAACCACAGTGGTTTTAGACTGTTTATGATTGTCCACAAGTAACCATCCTCATGACCTTTTAGGGCATCTATTAAGCTATTTTTCAAGGAATCATTAGGGGATTGTGTAGCAGTTCCCGTGTCACCAGTGGGTTTATTTAATTTGTCTAACTTGCGGTTAATCTCGGCTGTTTCTAGGTGGTTTTTTGCGGTTTCTTTGTCCAGTTCTGATAGTTGGAGTTGATGCGACTTTAACGCGACTTCACCCGACAAATGCCCGTTTAGATGGTCTAACTGTTTCTCCCCAGGTGATTTTAATTCCTCAATTGCCCCTGCTGTATCCCGTGCAATTATCTCCTTAGTAATTTCGGCTTGGTTTTGCTTTGAGAAATTAAACAGATCCAAGTGTGTTGACTCAATTAAATCATTCTCCAAAGCTTTTATCTTTAGTAATTTGAACTGACTATGAATTGATTTTTCTTGAGTATCTGTAAGTGCTTTGGAGATGCCATAAGCTGTTAGAAGTGCAGCACTTGAACCAACACCCCAGTATATAGCTGCGGAGTCTTCAGGTGGTAATAAGCGTAATATCTTAATGTTTGAATCGAAAGTATAGTTACGCCGTTCTCTGTCGATTATCCAACTAATACCGTTTTTTATATCACTGCCTTGGCAAGAAGTGTTAGAAACACAATACAGCGTCTCCTGGTGCTTAACTGAATCGTTAAACATGGGAAGAGATGCCCCAAACCCACAAGCCAATAAAAAACCGACTAAGGTAGTAGTAGACTTTCTTTGCTTGCTTAGTCGGCTGTTATATTCCTTAATTTCATTCATGGTAAAAATGTCCTCAAAAATGCTTGAAACTGTTCGTTATGCTGTAACAAATTCAAAGCAGTTTGAATATTCAGAACAAAATCTATAAACCCTACTGCGAGATAATTAAGGAAAATTACACCCAATAAACCACCTACCCAGAAATTAATAAACCTTTTAAATTTCATCTTGTTTATCACCTGTACTTTGAACTTTTTTAAATAAACCGACCGTAGCGATAGCGAAGCGCTGCTGCAAGCAGATCGCCAACAACGCAATCATCAAACTTAACCCCACGCTGGGCATTTGGAACCCGTAACCGTCGCGCTGTCTAATATGTTGATAAGTAGCTTGTATATTCTCTTGTGTGGTGAAAACTTCTTTAGTAATTTTGGCTGTACCCTTTGCGGAAACTACACCACCTATAGCAATTTTAATAATACCAATAAGCGGTTTTTGTCCTAAATCGAATTGCCAAGACTCCGAAGAAATAGAGAACCTAAAACTATCGCCAAAGTCGATTAATCCAGGGAGTAAACTTAAGCAGGCACTAAAAACTTGAATAATATAAGGATATGTTTGAGGTTAGCCCCAACCATTGTCCAGTGCGCCCCTGTCCGTTACATCCTGAATCATAGAGATGACCAAATATCGTCAGTTAACAATTTGGGATATCTTGGATGAAATGTCAGAAGCCCCAGCAACATCTTCACTTGATGCAGTTTGGAATTGTTTGGATGCAGAACTGCATGATTTACCTGTAGAAGCACAGTTATCAAACGCAGCACTGGCTTTTACTCAAATTGCAGATATTCTCAAAGTTCGTGCTGAGTCACTGTTACAGGATGTACGCGATGGGCTACGCCCCGCCGGAGGCGATCGCAATAGTCCTGATGGACCTGTTATCAGTACCGATATTTTTGCGGGATTGGTGCGAACAACGATGCAGTTGGATTTGGATGATTTGATTGAAACCCCAGTCCCACAGACTTTTCAACCACATAGACCGCATCACTTTTCCCCTACATCTGATTTAGGTGACTCAATGGTAGCACCTGTGGAGAAGGCGCAAGTCTTGGCGATGCTGGAAGAGGTGACGAGTTTAGAGGATGTTCATAATTTGGCTAGTGATGAAGATGTGCAAAAATGGCAGAGTGCGATCGCTCACTATCTGACACAAGTTCAAGGTGAAATTTCCTTAACTAAACTTCAACGTAGGTTACGAATGCCAATGGTAGAGGTATGGCTGGGATTGTTACTGGGTG
The nucleotide sequence above comes from Nodularia sp. NIES-3585. Encoded proteins:
- a CDS encoding tyrosine-type recombinase/integrase, translating into MPNESRGGEMIFAELEACLDAPITRYFEAQLDKDPDVLAQLLADKRNPNTRRAYEKDLKDFFGKMTGLPPSSDSVLEFLHLQREQAVMVVLKYKAKLIASGVREATINRRLAAIKSLAKMGRKLGVCNYSLEDVSGEKVKAYRDTRGVDSKTIAKVLHSFDRETLIGKRNYAIFMVLWGLALRRQEICQLDVGDFDFYGRKLRILGKGQGTNEEYLDMSKDVGIAIADWLIARGDVNTSLPMFTALDFHNEGHRLTADAIYKIVSTAFKAVGVKKQMSPHRVRHSAITAALDATDGNIRKVQKLSRHADPRTLMIYDDNRNKDLWEMSELLTGMLKQDD
- a CDS encoding AAA family ATPase, with product MSSCQLDSIAINLADQAYPNLHNSDRVSQVSIWVPNENCLLAIKTLSPIAQIKTYDERELGTGNNYFIDDGNTPEWQIKAKAYQNPDNCYVHRVRQPLEYLINNTFSSQEFWIQCLDYALPFSDWCIAKDSEKISVKDAITLAKVARRHLKGLALDTELDTLRIRCNQSSFDWSKRMKSLEREFRQELESRGIAVDPVGQDLDQKLKLDLLALTQESDPIKKIRRRAEICSYFRLSKSEVDDLLKHITRSNNQEELKTYTIDDLFDLESEGLTWVIPEMLPRGETVILAGSPKAGKSLLAIDSAFAIATGESHFLGENVATGKVLLVSCDESINSTKSKLIKRGFRRGDSIEVLPQWTIDRLHELEKKIEDYRPDVVIVDSLKRITHGSQISENSAEFADNIYTLKELFAKYNCSGILIHHSNKNNEAMGVHKLRGSSAIAGAVWGTWQIDHIPKADPNNKKKLIIDPKDPVRVLSIFARDTEGQTLKIEFNPENNSWERMGVEDDATELSYRERILSILGKNSHCDGLSGRQIMELLREDGNKSIYSELNRMVNKKLISCKPSTTDKRINIYSLPNSQQPEFKGGDSPSPIPIVPSADYYPENLTTYSFDNSQQNSQQIVSISQQPTEKTNLLTNENPSNVSIPVDSQQVSKNEGGEGENLAASNLVTSPQEPSQNAIAQPQPQPPTIPLSSLKVGDRIESGKLPIGLGGWGIVGEVKGDMVYVQYSGKPIPLSSITSINGYRVG
- a CDS encoding Rpn family recombination-promoting nuclease/putative transposase, with the translated sequence MIDHDRLFKELLSTFFVEFLDLFLPHIVSEIDRDSIQFLPQEVFTDVTSGEKKEIDLLAQVRYQQQETYFLIHVENQSYSQSVFAKRMFKYFSRLYEKYDLPIYPVVIFSFDEPKRAESTNHSVTVADLNVLNFNFRAIQLNQLSWRDYLTQPNPVAAALMAKMNIASEERPQVKAECLRLLISLKLDPARMQLISGFVDVYLRLNAQENQTFKATADRMGLSQEEKYMEIVTSWSQEGAQKAAERIAMNLLRRRMTVKEIVEITGLTAERVQELQAQLQKED